A window of the Bacteroides thetaiotaomicron VPI-5482 genome harbors these coding sequences:
- a CDS encoding DUF5119 domain-containing protein, which produces MNKMNLILQAVTVFASLLLISCEHKDLCYDHSHTYRVQVVFDWRNTPGASPETMRLYLFPVDGGTSQAYEFTDYRGGYINVPAGGYRALCVNSDTESVLYRNTDSFDGLEAYAPEGVLNVGGSPAPRAEGTSGERIAGSPDRLYSDRLYDLVIEPSKESQTVTLYPALSVCRYRVTITNVSNLKYISPDGVSGALTGMSGGMLVGRNELTSDPVTVPFGVVSDGTSTLTADFLVFGQTGPEDSVHKLVIYVIMSDGSRNYYTFDVTRQVDGAPDPRDVHIMLDGLPLPKPIVNGGGFHPTVDEWQNVDVDVPM; this is translated from the coding sequence ATGAACAAGATGAATCTAATCTTACAGGCTGTCACTGTATTTGCAAGTCTGTTATTAATATCCTGCGAACATAAGGATTTGTGCTACGACCATTCCCATACCTATAGAGTACAGGTGGTTTTCGACTGGCGTAACACTCCCGGCGCGAGCCCTGAAACCATGCGCCTTTATCTGTTCCCTGTCGATGGGGGTACCTCCCAGGCCTACGAGTTCACCGATTACCGGGGAGGTTACATTAACGTGCCTGCGGGAGGTTATAGGGCGTTGTGTGTCAACTCGGACACGGAGTCCGTGCTTTACCGGAACACCGACTCGTTCGACGGCCTTGAGGCCTATGCCCCCGAAGGTGTCCTGAACGTGGGGGGCTCTCCGGCTCCCCGTGCGGAAGGCACCTCGGGAGAGCGTATCGCCGGGTCTCCGGACCGTCTTTACAGCGACCGTCTTTACGACCTTGTGATTGAACCCTCCAAAGAGAGCCAAACGGTAACCCTCTATCCCGCACTCTCCGTATGCCGTTACCGGGTTACGATTACGAATGTGTCCAATCTAAAATATATTTCTCCTGACGGTGTCTCCGGTGCCCTTACCGGTATGTCCGGAGGAATGCTTGTCGGTCGCAACGAACTTACGTCCGATCCCGTGACCGTACCTTTCGGGGTTGTTTCCGACGGTACCTCCACCCTGACGGCCGACTTTCTGGTTTTCGGGCAGACCGGTCCGGAAGATTCTGTACACAAGTTGGTCATCTACGTGATCATGTCTGACGGAAGTAGGAATTACTACACGTTTGACGTGACCCGGCAGGTTGACGGTGCCCCCGATCCCCGTGATGTCCATATCATGCTGGACGGCCTTCCCCTGCCCAAGCCCATTGTTAACGGCGGAGGCTTTCATCCCACGGTTGACGAGTGGCAGAACGTTGACGTGGATGTTCCCATGTGA